The stretch of DNA cacttgaactgccaagtctcctctccccagcggaagtgcagaagatggcgagagtcctgatgaattgggacttggagataagcatcctggaggtcgatggtaaagaaccagtcctcttcccttatagctagaagaaccgtcttcggagtctccatcttgaacttcgtaatctctacgaaggagttgaggatagagagatcgatgatgggtctccaccctcctgaagctttcgtcaccacaaacatgtggctgtgaaaactccaGGAGTTGGGCGGGGCTAGCTCTATGGGCCCTTTGTACTTCAGCTGAAGCATCTCCTCCCTGAGCGCTTGTTGCTTTACGGACCTGCCGGAGTAACTGATGGATGGTGGCGAATGACTGGTCAAGGGTGGTTGAGACTTGAGAGGTATCCTGTACCCATCCCTTGGTACGATGGTCACCCAAGGGTCCgaattcagggcctcccaagcctgccaatgatgttgtaagcagcaacccacttgtacgtgttcgtgtgaaggaactggcccctatttctgaaaaccctttgggacAGGGTTCTGTGAGGACCTAAAGTCCTTCTCCTTGTCCTGCTTCCTGGCTTGGAAGTTTGATGAAGCAGCAACTgtggacttctgcttcttcccatatctattatcatttcctcgacctcctttctgaggaatagggcgtttgcccgaatccctctgagggtagggatgtttctgttgcggcttaaatgaaagggatttctttaacaagtcatttaacgtatcttccttccgcatcttggaagacagttgggcccgagagagaacatcctccagaatagcaggttcaaaaaggtgatgtccaaacatctgggattcccttagtagatctctatgacgtatggagagagaagcaggggctctgctgagataatggtcccttcttttaccagtcaggtaagcctcgtggaaagtagcctctttcatctggtcctcaaggcagcgcccaatagacctggctatctgtaggtagagaggtcgatgcgttgaggaaagaaggttccttcagaaaagctgtcaaaacataccATAGCCAGGCCAGCATGTTCCCAACCTCCTGTATTCTTCTAATGGAGGCTTCCAGTCTCTTGCACTCTTCTACAGTGATACCAACCAAGGCACGTTCACCCTTCACTTGTGAGGGTAACACGTCCCCAAAGGAGGGGTTGAGAGGGGTGGGAGCTGGACCGTAAGAATCTTCTTCCAGCTGCAGGTATCTCTTGGTCTTGCCTAGAGCGATGGTGGGGTATGGAATGCGTCCggcctgacatctttcctttgctcgTTTCCTGACTCCCTGGCGAGCTAATTCTAAGGGTTCTGATGGGGTCCATTTGGGTAATCTGTCAAACTTCTGCTTCTCCAGACCCTGAACAAAACGATTCAGGGGGGGCTTAGAGGAAGCAGGAACCTCCTTCCCTTGCCGAACACTGTCTAGGAAGGCATTTTCGGAAAGACTCAtcaattccctgaaggaattagGGATCAAAGTTTCAAGAGCTGTGTCATCCATCTCATCATCCTGAAGAATTCTAAATTTCTCCGCTGCTGCCCAAAGTCTCCTGCAGAATTCTGCATCTCCATCATTGGGTGAGGAACCtgtagaaggagacctgtgatcatgccgGGTCCTTGGCTGAGAACGTTACGAAGATCTGGGGCTTCTGGTAGACGAAAGATGTCTACTCCTGGAAGGGGAATGGCTTGGAGAGAGACGTCTCCCAGTACTACTGGATAAGGAATGACGAGAATGTTTGGAAGGAGATCTATGGTGGGATCTAACAGATGAACGGCTAGGTCTCTGGTCCTTCCAATGAGACCTGGAATAAGGAGAAAggtggtctggggaatgatgggaccaactccggttgcttctccttgaagactgGCTTCTGGACGTTCGGTCAGAGGAAACACTGGAGTCCCTCAGGGACCTGAGGGATGAAAGTCCGGGTGTGCGGCTTGAAGAGTGATGAGATGGGTCTCTATGATAGGGTCTCGATGTGGATCTACCCTCGAGAGACATGCTTGAGTTGGACTGAtgagaggtatgcctcctactgcgaGACGAGCTTCTAGGAGAATATTTCCTGCGACTGGAACGCGGAGAAGACTTCATTAGGTCTGAAGGTTCATGGTCCTGCGAAGGTGCAGGGGAGCTCCCTCGTCGACAATTAAGAGAACGAAATCTTGACCTCCCTGGGTCTGAAGATAAAGGAGCTTGCGACGGTGTCGGGGTGCTCCCCCaaaaagaattcaattatatcagaatgttggagcgaaagcacaaacgttcttctgtgacaacagatgaataaagaatggctcaataaccggttgTGGAGAGATGTtcccccccaccattggtgggggagggatagaggaccacgtgaccaactttcaattttctaattgacaagcagttacctgttaaacagttaaagccgccagggctaaagattttgacgaccgttcgttccaaaaagtctgcaggtattgtgctttagtttcattctttatcgagatttccttaattttattaactcaatcttaatgagactttttggtccaattgtcggttggtcacaatcaatgagggtaagataattagtcacctaattagttacatctgtttggagccgacacagatgtgatcggctgaattaagttatacaggttaagtgtgagacaaatatatatatatatatatatatatatatatatatatatatatatatatatatatatatatatatatatatatatatatatatatatatatatatatatatatatatatatataaattgttctaaGAGTCAATTAACCTATTTTAATGGGAACTTGATCAACTTGCACTTTATTGCTTGTActacatgaaacaatttatgatCTATCTTTAAGGTAATAATGTTGTAATATGTTCTCTCGTCGGGTGGCTAGAACAGCGCAGGATATCGTTCCGACCTTCTGCCACACGCTCGGAGCTGCTGCTTATTTGCCAAAAGAATCGGCCGGAGCGAAGGTATGAGATTGACAACAACATCCGTGAATGGGGCCATGAGGTTGTGCGTTTGCCCCCCGCTCACCCCGAGCTCAATGCAATTGAACAGGTCTGGGGGTTCATGAAGAGACACGTACGTTCCTCGCTCCGTCGATTTACTCGATCCGACCTGCAGGACAGGTTGGAGGAAGCCAGGCTTTCTGTTACCCCAGAAGTGTGGGCAGGAGCAGTTCGACAATCCCGTCATTTCGAAGAGGAGTATTGGGAGTCGGACAATATCCGAGAGACAGTAGAACCAGTCATCATTAGCCTGGCCAGTGACGATGAGGACGACGGGGAAGATGATCTTTTCCTCGAGAGTGatgatgactgcattttgtaaataaatcatgaatagttttaggagtttttttttgtacatctaatgggaatttataaaagtaaagtgaacataattcatttatccttcaaAATGATTACtaaatgtagcaaaacaaatagtagtaaagatgataatgcaatgaaggaatgataccatactttatctttagcttcaacatcggcaataacatatccagttgccataatttgtcagcttaatgaaataacctttcatctaatgttaaacttaatttctgaggaggccatggcttattgcacagtgaaaaaacatgacaaagagtttatgaatggcggaacgatacataaatgtgggtggggtatctgtgttagcgtagtaatactactgtagcagtagtgccgcaatagtagtatacatgaattaaatgtttaggccatttgctgggatccttgaggatcatttagcacttcttaaaactactagaaaaattagtttttatacccagaatttaaattctctgatccaacaatgcctatgatagccttcagtgttatcctgaaatataacgaggccaaagtgggtggagcctcaagaagtcatcattctgacgataattattggtgaatgtTTAAAGCCAAactacggtaccggctatttttttttttacaataaataggtatatagatagacaataaataaaaattgcttgacattggatatagcagttatcaaatcaagcttgtctactacgtttatgaaaattaccaactattcccgacaccttgtcaatctgattgtgacctataaagtagactgtaatttcttaggaaacttattttgggagttagactaataatcgaagtgtttttgtatttattaacatattttgttgatttgttcattatgacaatcatcagtggagaggtttcagagttcataaaggtgtactgctttgctttttatttaaacttttgtgtcattgttggcagaggtatagccttcgttatgtatagccaatcatcgatcgagaaagagggaagaaatgcgctcataagttacgtaacgagtgcgttcgaaaccttttctctgagtaagttggcccgttttccaaaaacgtcacttttatattataagtaccaaatttattcaacctacgtaatgcagaatagagtcaaaatttatgtgtagatataatgtgcattctgaataagcgttatatttatgaaattcacatataaacaattattgcgaaaaaaccgtgttacagaggccctgaatctcatagtagtgaagTAAAGTTAACAAttctccaagtaaaaaaaaaaaaagaacttgctaacctacggaaaaaaaaaaaacagacaatttaGGCGTCTAGAAATCAGCTGTTactataaaaaaaacagtaaaatactgtttgggtctacacctccataagcatcaaggtccatcaaaacttttaatttcacgttaccgaaagctaaactagttagtttagcctcaggaaactgGTTATAAGaaagatcaagtttcttattactctcaATAATGTCAAatgcatcagccaaaagggttgcctagattttttttttttttcaaatgtgtcCAAAATATTCCATTCAAGAAGCGAAACAAATATATTCCTAGATAAAGAGAATACCTTTCGTCCGGTGCACTGGATTTGAATACAGACAGCTGTTATAATCCTTTTAAGGACAACCTTTCTTACCAAGGAGTAGACATCCTCAGACGGCTTTTGTTCAACAGGCGAAATATATTCCGACGCTAAAAAATGGTCAagaaaggtagtttttttttttatcaattactgCTTATGGGAGTTATAATTTgcttagaaaaaaattattacctTCTGTGAAATGTACGAAATTACTTGAGGCAGGTTTATAATGGTGTAACGATTAGACAATTAAACAAATCTTGGTATCATTACCTGAACATAGATCCGTGTGTTTTTTATTATTCCCCAATTCGGATTCCATCCGTTCAGCGAAAATGTATCACAAAGATATAAGTAAAAATTTTAAGCTAAGAATTCATTGTAACTTGAGCGAAGGTATGCATcgaaagagaaaaaaagggaattaGCATATATGAGCCTATTTTTTCCACCCGAAGTATTAATTGACTATAAAACAAAAACATACATagctttgtgacgggccgagagagggttgtgaactcaaaggcaggatgcaatcaactgagttgtttattaaggaacactctcctttatatacaaaacctcaaggcaacaggacataacctgttcgagagacagacaatgttacagagcaaaaccggagacatgatcattcaggttctttttagtgcgagggaagagcgcagatacaagcataatatatacaaaataattatgtacaattgtgtgacacacagttggtacatggctccccccctaaaaatgacatactgtacatgttaaatagggcgccctgatctagagaagcgaactgtaggcgggtcatctggcaaaagataagcaggttttagacgatcaatggaaacccagtcttctttgcccaaatgtttagtaggaatgctttcggactgcgtcggatcacaaggaaagggcccgtgtaagggggcgttagtggtggcttgctagtgtcgttgcgcaggaagacgtgcgttgcagagtgcaagtccgttggtatgtgatgcttcgctgggggcttgtaagtctggcggcacggagtaaattttcccacgacgtgacgaatgcgctggagatcgtcggaggaggttgtagaacgaaaaaattcggcagggacgaccaactggtcgccatacaccatttcagctgccgagacgttgagggcgtctttaggagtggtccttagtcccaggaggacccagggtagctgagtaaaccagttgcaatccttgcagcgggacatcaaagctgctttgagggtgcgatgaaaacgttcaaccattccattggcagcggggttgtaggccgttgtctgatgtagggtgatgcccaggagattcgctattgacgtccataattgagaggtgaaagtggttcccctgtcagaagtaatatgctcagggataccgaatcttgaaatccatccagagagtaaggcagatgtacatgaggcggacgttgcagtttccatgggaatggcttcaggcaaacgagtggagcggtcgatgatggtaaacaggtaacgatgtccttgtgatgtgggtagggggcctacaacgtcgacgtgaatgtgtgcgaaacgacgctgaggttgaggaaagcccactcctgaatccgtgtgtcgatgtactttggaaatttggcaagaagtacaggcgcggacccaatccttagcatccttagaaatgccgtgccaaatgaactttgccctcagcagctgtgcagtagaacggcacgagggatgtgaaaggccgtgaatgaaatcaaacacctgtcggcgcatgggagcaggaatccaaggtcgcggtctaccagtactgacgtcacagaggagggtgatgttggagtcttcgaggggaaagtcttcccaacggagggacgtgcaggatgtcctacaagcttgatactctggatcctgtcgttgggcttcagccagggctttgtaatccaatcccagttgaacggcagccaacgtgtttcttgacagggcatcggcaacgggattcattttcccagggacgtattggagggtgcaattgtattcagccacggcggagaaatgtcggcgttgacgggcggaccaggcgtcagactgtcgagtgaaggcgtgcaccagaggcatgtggtctgtacgaagggcgtaccttctaagaaatggtgaaagtgacggacagccaagtgcaccgccagcaattctcgatcgaaagtagaataacccgattctgccttggacagttttctgctgaagaaggccaatgggcggggcgagccgttgaccacctgctcgagtactgcaccaatagcgacgtcgctggcatcggtggagagaaggagaggggcatgtgggataggaaaagtgagagccgcagcagttgatagggccttctttgcattgcagaaggctgcttcttg from Palaemon carinicauda isolate YSFRI2023 chromosome 5, ASM3689809v2, whole genome shotgun sequence encodes:
- the LOC137640421 gene encoding uncharacterized protein, which codes for MRGNNVVICSLVGWLEQRRISFRPSATRSELLLICQKNRPERRYEIDNNIREWGHEVVRLPPAHPELNAIEQVWGFMKRHVRSSLRRFTRSDLQDRLEEARLSVTPEVWAGAVRQSRHFEEEYWESDNIRETVEPVIISLASDDEDDGEDDLFLESDDDCIL